From the genome of Vicia villosa cultivar HV-30 ecotype Madison, WI linkage group LG2, Vvil1.0, whole genome shotgun sequence, one region includes:
- the LOC131649392 gene encoding putative U-box domain-containing protein 50 — MDATQTEKIYVAVGYDVLDGFQTLDWALKKWNSHPNISIIILHVKYNPSNDHVYTLLGKLPAKGACEEKLERIRNYEQNIINNLLSKYIALCDKVPAETFEVEKFDKPMQNLTIDLILGLGITKLVIGFSFMRPSMKSKDAMNGLFYVHQHKPDFCELFIICGGKQVSPRVKNDEITMEDDSGVKVAKMRDYKMNFKDCIARIFCDKTIDSNQGCSSSSRSSTSSESQIDQNEWEFYIREIDNYFQELLSLNTDEGVCGQDNDDDSYFSPIEPFVQQLKNSDNKSGAEKFKILTDKLNEAYNTIQMKRKEEKENLERHAKAEWAIYISNLREEELEYLISEEMARKEELKKELNTEKEQIQKIRTNIEDTEQSLSSMEELQLELQSKLHDSALEISECETEFENVMAERTKMLMEIEELSRQRDVLNKRIMFFKENDDKGICNKLKEKSCCLEEYTEEEIIIATNNFSEYLRLKSGRDWSNVYRGNINNSNVAIKMIDSTLALSQQDFLTKLVSLGDIRHPHLVAVLGFCSDPKCLVFEYMDNGALEEALICKRRRAISYQDCIRIAIEVCSGIGFVNTLQLRSIIHCHISASNILLDKNLVARVAGFELHGCNEECNVESDMKAIGVLLLHLLTGRGNWVTIDTEAFFDEIGDEWPFDVARELLDLAIRCVSNEEMSITRVMKELNAIKGKGCDSIKVPNIFLCPILQKIMRNPHIAADGYSYELEAIEEWLDSGNEISPKSLRLDNSLLFPNHNLRSLIQYWHSNRSATKKRIIY; from the exons ATGGATGCTACTCAAACAGAAAAAATATATGTTGCAGTTGGCTATGATGTTCTAGATGGATTTCAAACATTGGATTGGGCCCTCAAAAAATGGAATTCTCATCCTAATATTTCTATTATCATCCTACATGTCAAATACAACCCTTCCAATGATCATGTTTATACACTCC TTGGAAAACTCCCTGCAAAAGGTGCATGCGAAGAGAAACTAGAACGGATACGGAACTATGAGCAAAACATTATCAACAATTTGCTTTCCAAGTATATAGCTTTATGTGACAAA GTTCCTGCTGAAACATTTGAGGTTGAGAAATTTGATAAACCAATGCAAAATCTCACTATAGATTTGATCCTTGGCCTTGGAATAACCAAATTGGTTATTGGATTTTCATTCATGAGGCCTTCCAT GAAATCGAAAGACGCCATGAACGGATTGTTCTACGTTCATCAGCACAAGCCGGATTTCTGTGAATTGTTCATTATCTGTGGAGGGAAACAAGTTTCGCCGAGAGTGAAAAACGATGAGATAACCATGGAGGACGATAGTGGCGTCAAGGTTGCCAAAATGAGAGATTATAAGATGAATTTTAAAGATTGTATAGCGAGAATTTTCTGTGATAAAACTATTGATTCCAACCAAGGGTGTTCTAGTTCTAGCAGATCATCGACAAGTTCGGAGTCTCAGATTGATCAAAACGAGTGGGAATTTTATATCCGAGAAATCGATAATTATTTTCAAGAGTTACTATCCTTAAACACGGACGAAGGAGTTTGTGGACAAGACAATGATGATGATTCTTACTTTAGTCCAATTGAGCCATTTGTACAACAACTTAAAAATTCTGATAATAAG AGTGGTGCAGAGAAATTTAAGATCTTGACAGATAAACTGAATGAAGCTTATAATACAATCCAAAtgaagagaaaagaagaaaaggagaATTTGGAGAGGCATGCAAAAGCTGAATGGGCTATTTATATATCCAATCTTCGG GAAGAAGAACTTGAATATCTAATAAGTGAAGAAATGGCAAGAAAGGAAGAGCTAAAGAAGGAACTAAATACAGAAAAAGAACAAATTCAAAAAATCAGAACGAATATTGAAGATACCGAGCAAAGTCTTAGCTCAATGGAAGAGCTACAACTGGAGCTTCAAAGTAAACTTCATGATTCCGCATTGGAAATTTCAGAATGTGAAACCGAATTCGAGAACGTAATGGCTGAAAGAACAAAGATGTTAATGGAAATAGAGGAGCTAAGTAGACAAAGAGATGTGTTGAACAAAAGGATTATGTTTTTCAAAGAAAATGATGACAAAGGAATATGCAATAAGCTAAAAGAGAAGAGTTGTTGCTTAGAAGAGTACACAGAGGAAGAGATCATCATAGCTACCAACAATTTTTCGGAATACTTGAGGTTGAAATCTGGTAGGGATTGGAGTAATGTTTATAGAGGAAACATTAATAATTCTAATGTTGCAATCAAGATGATTGATTCTACTCTTGCCTTGTCCCAACAAGATTTCCTAACTAAG TTGGTTTCTCTTGGTGATATTCGGCATCCTCATCTGGTTGCTGTATTGGGCTTCTGTTCGGACCCGAAATGCTTAGTTTTCGAATACATGGACAACGGCGCCTTGGAAGAAGCCCTAATTTGCAAGAGAAGAAGGGCCATAAGCTATCAAGATTGCATAAGGATAGCCATAGAAGTTTGCTCAGGGATAGGCTTTGTCAATACACTTCAGCTCAGGTCCATCATACACTGTCACATTTCTGCATCCAACATCCTCCTAGACAAAAACCTTGTTGCAAGGGTGGCAGGGTTCGAGCTTCATGGCTGCAACGAAGAATGTAATGTCGAGTCGGATATGAAGGCAATAGGGGTTTTGTTGTTGCATCTATTGACTGGAAGAGGAAATTGGGTGACAATCGATACAGAAGCTTTTTTCGATGAGATTGGTGATGAATGGCCATTTGATGTTGCAAGAGAACTTTTGGACTTAGCAATAAGGTGCGTTTCCAATGAAGAAATGAGCATAACAAGAGTTATGAAAGAACTCAATGCGATCAAAGGAAAGGGTTGTGACTCCATTAAAGTTCCCAACATTTTCCTTTGTCCAATCCTTCAG AAAATAATGAGGAATCCGCACATTGCAGCAGATGGATATTCATATGAGCTAGAAGCAATAGAAGAGTGGTTGGATTCTGGAAATGAAATATCGCCTAAGAGCTTGAGGCTCGACAACTCGTTACTTTTCCCTAATCATAACCTTCGTTCTCTAATACAGTACTGGCATAGTAACAGATCAGCTACAAAAAAACGAATTATCTATTAA
- the LOC131649394 gene encoding protein ANTHESIS POMOTING FACTOR 1-like: MSISDINTKFGSKMGTQVEREEKVSLELSEEILQSMEVGMSFKDYNGRISSMDFHRASSYLVTASDDESIRLYDVAAGTCLKTINSKKYGVDLVCFTSHPTTVIYSSKNGWDESLRLLSLHDNKYLRYFKGHHDRVVSLSLCSRKDCFISGSLDRTVLLWDQRAEKCQGLLHVQGRPAISYDDQGLVFAVAFGGYIRMFDARKYEKGPFEIFSVGGDTSDANVVKFSNDGRLILLTTADGHVHVLDSFRGTLLSTHNVTPVSCNSTLEASFSPEGTFVISSSGDGSIYAWNVRSGKEVASWRSATSDTGAPVVKWAPGSLMFATGSSELSFWVPDLSKIGAYVVKKIVNSTQ, translated from the exons ATGAGCATTTCTGACATCAACACGAAATTTGGCTCTAAAATGGGAACACAAGTGGAGAGAGAAGAGAAAGTGTCTTTGGAGCTTAGTGAAGAAATTCTTCAGAGTATGGAAGTTGGAATGTCCTTCAAAGACTAC AATGGTAGAATTAGTTCGATGGATTTTCATAGGGCGTCAAGTTATCTAGTTACCGCCAGTGATGATGAATCCATTCGTCTATATGATGTTGCTGCTGGAAC ATGTTTGAAGACAATTAACAGCAAGAAGTATGGGGTTGATTTGGTTTGCTTCACATCTCATCCTACAACTGTTATTTACTCTTCTAAGAATGGTTGGGATG AATCTTTGCGGCTTCTATCATTGCATGATAACAAGTACTTGAGATATTTCAAAGGTCATCATGACAG GGTTGTTTCACTTAGCTTGTGCTCTCGGAAAGATTGCTTTATATCTGGATCCTTAGATCGAACTGTTTTACTATGGGATCAAAGGGCCGAGAAGTGCCAG GGACTTTTACATGTACAAGGAAGGCCTGCTATATCGTATGATGATCAAGGGCTTGTCTTTGCAGTAGCCTTTGGAGGATACATAAGAATGTTTGATGCACGGAAGTATGAAAAG GGTCCCTTCGAGATATTTTCTGTTGGGGGAGATACTTCTGATGCAAATGTTGTAAAGTTTAGTAACGATGGGAGACTCATTCTCTTAACAACTGCAGATGGGCATGTCCATGTTCTTGACTCATTCCGTGGTACACTT TTATCCACACATAATGTCACGCCTGTCTCATGCAATTCTACTTTAGAAGCTTCTTTCAGCCCCGAGGGAACGTTTGTAATATCGA GTTCTGGGGATGGTAGCATATATGCATGGAATGTTCGAAGTGGCAAAGAA GTTGCAAGTTGGAGGAGTGCAACTTCTGATACTGGAGCTCCTGTTGTAAAATGGGCTCCCGGGAGTCTTATGTTTGCAACCGGGTCGTCTGAGCTGTCATTTTGGGTTCCAGATTTGTCCAAAATAGGAGCTTATGTCGTGAAAAAAATAGTAAACTCTACGCAATGA
- the LOC131649393 gene encoding nucleobase-ascorbate transporter 11-like — translation METGLSSKNLDKGRIKKGGNSKKKELSSNGIKIEPFVPRRDHNPKELKTWAKRTGFVSDYSGEVGTSASGNFDSDVVDYDHKEVGGSSPKIEIDPVLGVARPSQDDEIELDSESKHGGRRSEKDRFLRPNYALNRIIGNQNQKRKNGAELVLDYGEKKIDLRGNGETNGSTENLIRDINCHGLGVSAVVPLPEQKREEEGVNEGEVKVNLYAEGEEPAERGWDRPSEMKYGLTENPGFVLLIYYGLQHYLSLIGSLVFIPLVMVPTMGGTDNDTANVISTMLFLSGATTILHLYFGTRLPLVQGSSFVYLAPALVIINSEEFRNLTHHKFRHIMRELQGAIIVGSIFQCILGFSGLMSILLRVINPIVVAPTVAAIGLAFFSYGFPQAGTCIEISIPLIVLVLIFTLHLRGISIFGHHLFRIYAVPLSVTITWIYASFLTAGGAYNYKGCDPNIPSSNILIDACKKHAYTMKHCRADVSNALSTSSWLRIPYPLQWGFPIFHFRTCIIMVIVSLVASVDSIGTYHSASLRINLTPPTSGVVSRGIALEGFCSILAGLWGSGTGSTTLTENVHTIDITKVASRRVVELGAAFMILFSFIGKIGALLASIPQALAASVLCFIWALITALGLSTLQYGQSGNFRNLTIVGVSLFLGLSIPSYIQQYQPQTSLILPSYLVPYAAASSGPFHSGIKQLDFAINALMSLNTVVTMLVAFVLENTVPRSSQERAEYIWTRPQDIATDPSLAYAYSLPKKVARCFCWAKWLGV, via the exons ATGGAAACTGGGTTAAGCTCGAAAAATTTAGATAAGGGGAGGATTAAGAAGGGTGGCAATAGCAAAAAGAAGGAACTTTCTAGTAATGGTATCAAAATTGAACCTTTTGTTCCTAGAAGAGATCATAATCCTAAAGAGTTGAAGACTTGGGCAAAGAGAACTGGGTTTGTGTCTGATTACTCGGGTGAAGTAGGTACTAGTGCAAGTGGGAATTTTGATAGTGATGTTGTTGATTATGATCATAAAGAAGTAGGAGGGTCTTCTCCTAAGATAGAGATTGATCCGGTTCTCGGGGTAGCGAGGCCAAGCCAGGACGACGAGATTGAGCTGGATTCTGAGTCTAAGCATGGAGGTAGAAGGAGTGAGAAAGATAGGTTTTTGAGGCCAAACTATGCTTTGAATAGGATTATAGGGAACCAAAATCAGAAGAGGAAAAATGGGGCTGAACTTGTTTTGGATTATGgtgaaaagaaaattgatttgagaGGGAATGGTGAGACTAATGGATCAACGGAGAATTTGATTAGGGATATCAATTGTCATGGACTTGGAGTCTCTGCGGTTGTTCCACTTCCAGAACAAAAGAGGGAAGAGGAAGGTGTAAATGAAGGAGAAGTTAAGGTGAATCTGTATGCTGAAGGAGAGGAACCTGCGGAAAGAGGGTGGGATAGACCTTCTGAAATGAAGTATGGACTTACCGAAAATCCTGGTTTTG TACTTCTTATCTACTATGGCCTGCAGCACTACCTATCATTGATTGGCTCATTAGTGTTTATTCCGTTAGTAATGGTTCCGACAATGGGTGGAACAGAC AACGATACTGCTAATGTAATTTCTACGATGCTGTTTCTTTCTGGCGCCACAACGATACTACATTTGTACTTTGGAACTCGACTTCCTTTAGTTCAAGGGAGCTCATTTGTGTATTTGGCTCCGGCATTAGTTATCATAAATTCTGAAGAGTTTCGAAATCTTACACACCAT AAATTTAGACACATAATGAGGGAACTTCAAGGAGCTATAATTGTTGGTTCGATATTCCAATGTATTCTTGGATTTAGTGGTTTGATGTCTATTCTTCTCAG GGTGATCAACCCAATTGTGGTGGCTCCAACTGTTGCTGCTATAGGTTTAGCATTCTTCAGCTATGGATTTCCACAAGCTGGCACTTGCATCGAAATCAGCATTCCACTAATAGTATTGGTTCTTATATTCACTCTG CATCTTCGCGGAATATCTATCTTTGGACACCACTTGTTTCGAATTTATGCT GTTCCTTTAAGTGTTACGATAACTTGGATATATGCATCGTTTTTAACGGCCGGGGGAGCATATAACTACAAAGGATGCGATCCGAACATCCCTAGTTCAAACATTCTGATCGATGCATGCAAAAAACATGCTTACACAATGAAGCATTGCAGGGCTGATGTATCAAATGCATTGTCAACTTCTTCATGGCTCAGAATTCCATACCCTTTACAATGGGGTTTTCCGATTTTCCATTTTAGGACTTGCATAATCATGGTCATAGTCTCGCTGGTTGCCTCCGTGGATTCT ATTGGAACATATCATAGTGCGTCTCTGAGAATTAATTTGACGCCTCCAACCTCAGGAGTTGTGAGCCGTGGAATTGCATTGGAGGGTTTCTGTAGTATCTTGGCCGGTCTTTGGGGTTCAGGAACTGGTTCAACTACCTTGACAGAAAATGTTCACACAATCGACATAACAAAGGTGGCGAGTCGGAGGGTAGTGGAACTCGGAGCAGCCTTCATGATCCTCTTCTCATTTATCG GAAAGATAGGTGCTCTTCTAGCTTCTATTCCACAGGCATTAGCTGCATCAGTACTATGTTTCATATGGGCCCTTATTACCGCATTAGGCCTCTCAACGTTACAGTATGGTCAATCCGGAAACTTTAGGAACCTAACGATAGTTGGAGTTTCGTTGTTCCTTGGTCTATCAATCCCTTCGTATATTCAACAATACCAGCCTCAAACCAGTTTGATATTGCCCTCTTATCTGGTTCCTTATGCAGCCGCTTCTAGCGGACCGTTCCATTCAGGAATTAAACAA CTTGATTTTGCAATCAATGCCCTTATGTCCTTAAACACGGTGGTTACAATGTTGGTGGCATTCGTACTGGAAAACACGGTACCAAGAAGTTCTCAAGAACGAGCGGAGTATATATGGACACGACCTCAAGACATTGCGACTGATCCCTCGCTGGCATATGCGTATTCGCTGCCAAAGAAAGTGGCTAGATGTTTCTGTTGGGCAAAATGGTTAGGAGTATGA
- the LOC131645957 gene encoding UDP-glycosyltransferase 91A1-like, with amino-acid sequence MDTHRDEEKPLHIVMFPWLAFGHMIPYLELAKLIAQKGHQVSYVSTPRNIHRLPKLPPHISPLIKFVSLPMPKVDNLPENAEATTDVSYDVVQHLKIAHDKLEQPLTHFLKSCKPDWIFHDFTHFWLAPMASKLGVKSVFFSIFTPPLIGFMGPVSVLKGDDPGRTKPEDFTVAPPWIPFQTTVAYRYFEIMKIADMVSGSGSGFSDVYRAGCCLQNCDTILIRGCVEFEPEWFQVIQNIHDKPVLPAGQLPTTVFNEDDTWWWMKEWLDKQPYGTVVYVAFGSEAKPSQEEVTKIALGLEKSKLPFFWVLRVQRGSTDKEVLELPEGFEERTKGLGVVCTSWAPQMKIMGHEAVGGFLTHAGWTSVVEAIQNEKPLVLLTFLADQGINARVLEEKKMGYSVPRNEEDGSFRSESVADSVRLVMVEEEGEIYRENIKEMKDLFVNARRQERYVDSLLKHLRCVLKH; translated from the coding sequence ATGGATACACATAGAGATGAAGAAAAACCACTACATATAGTAATGTTTCCATGGCTAGCCTTTGGTCACATGATTCCATACCTTGAGTTAGCCAAACTCATAGCACAAAAGGGTCACCAAGTAAGCTACGTTTCTACCCCAAGAAACATACATCGCCTCCCTAAACTCCCACCACACATATCCCCTCTCATCAAATTTGTAAGCCTTCCCATGCCAAAAGTTGACAACCTTCCAGAAAACGCAGAAGCCACCACAGATGTCTCTTATGATGTCGTCCAACACCTCAAAATTGCACATGACAAACTTGAACAACCTCTGACTCATTTCCTTAAATCTTGTAAACCTGATTGGATTTTTCATGATTTTACTCACTTTTGGTTGGCTCCTATGGCATCCAAACTGGGTGTAAAATCTGTATTCTTTTCCATTTTCACTCCACCGCTTATAGGTTTCATGGGACCCGTCTCAGTTCTCAAGGGTGATGACCCTGGCCGAACAAAGCCTGAGGATTTTACAGTTGCTCCGCCGTGGATTCCGTTTCAGACCACTGTGGCTTACCGTTACTTTGAAATAATGAAGATTGCAGATATGGTCTCTGGTAGTGGCTCAGGATTTTCCGACGTGTATCGTGCTGGTTGTTGTTTGCAAAACTGCGACACCATTTTGATTCGAGGTTGCGTCGAGTTTGAACCTGAATGGTTTCAAGTTATCCAAAACATTCACGACAAACCAGTTCTCCCCGCCGGCCAACTCCCCACAACGGTGTTCAATGAAGATGACACATGGTGGTGGATGAAAGAGTGGTTGGACAAGCAACCATATGGCACAGTAGTATATGTAGCATTCGGTAGTGAAGCAAAACCAAGTCAAGAAGAAGTGACTAAGATAGCGTTAGGTTTGGAGAAATCAAAGCTTCCATTCTTTTGGGTTCTCAGAGTTCAACGTGGATCTACAGATAAAGAAGTGTTGGAATTACCAGAAGGGTTTGAGGAGAGAACCAAAGGGTTGGGAGTGGTGTGTACTAGTTGGGCTCCACAGATGAAGATAATGGGTCATGAAGCAGTTGGTGGGTTCTTGACTCATGCAGGTTGGACATCAGTTGTGGAAGCGATTCAGAACGAGAAGCCACTTGTGTTGTTGACATTTCTTGCAGATCAGGGAATAAATGCGAGGGTGTTGGAGGAGAAGAAGATGGGGTACTCCGTGCCGAGGAATGAGGAAGATGGGTCGTTTAGGAGTGAGTCTGTGGCTGACTCGGTTAGGTTGGTTATGGTGGAAGAAGAGGGAGAGATCTATAGAGAAAATATTAAAGAGATGAAGGACTTGTTTGTTAATGCTAGAAGACAAGAGAGATATGTTGATAGTTTGTTGAAACATCTTAGATGTGTTTTGAAACATTGA
- the LOC131645956 gene encoding receptor-like cytosolic serine/threonine-protein kinase RBK1, translating into MERLERRSKKDQDKKEKRVRTFVELITGNNNNNNNNSSNNNNSNGVKKEIVTANDNNNNDMPMSIGSPIPSPRGVFEVPISDSDSTGSENYGNSQRAQQGGKLSPSAAGGGDGHQWRNMIDALRFKSVRRFSTIPLLAASYESSRRSLRNKLARARTGNDDENDFDGALDLEGITKPSWRNFSYEDLAAATDNFNPENMIGKGGHAEVYKARLPDGQVVAVKRLMRNEKEAGDKAGDFLSELGIIAHINHPNATRLIGFGIDRGLYFVLQFASHGSLSSMLFGSECLEWKRRFKVAVGVAKGLQYLHQDCPRRIIHRDIKASNILLNHNDEAEISDFGLAKWLPDKWAHHVVFPIEGTFGYLAPEYFMHGLVDEKTDVFAFGVLLLELMTGRRAVDSNSRQSLVIWAKPLLDAKQVQEIADPRLEEQYDPIEMKIAMATASMCVHHMSSKRPYMNQVVLLLKGEEVAMDLTQKSIAPRSLLLDACDLEDYTCSNYLNDLNRHKQLIME; encoded by the exons atggaGAGATTAGAGAGAAGGAGCAAGAAGGATCAagataagaaagaaaagagagtAAGAACTTTTGTCGAATTAATAACCggtaacaataacaacaataacaacaacagcagcaacaacaacaacagcaacggCGTTAAGAAAGAGATTGTTACTGCAAATGACAACAACAATAATGATATGCCAATGTCAATAGGGTCACCAATACCATCACCAAGAGGAGTATTTGAGGTGCCGATATCGGATTCAGACAGCACGGGGAGTGAAAACTACGGCAATTCACAACGGGCGCAACAGGGAGGAAAGTTATCACCAAGTGCAGCAGGAGGAGGAGATGGACATCAATGGAGGAATATGATTGATGCATTGAGGTTTAAGTCTGTGAGAAGATTTTCTACCATTCCTTTGCTTGCTGCTAGCTATGAAAGTTCTAGGAGAAGTTTGAGGAATAAATTGGCTCGTGCAAGAACCGGTAACGACGATGAGAATGATTTCGATGGTGCTCTTGATCTCGAGGGAATTACTAAGCCTTCTTGGAGAAATTTTAGTTACGAAGATCTTGCTGCTGCAACCGATAATTTCAATCCTG AGAACATGATTGGAAAAGGTGGCCATGCAGAAGTGTACAAAGCAAGGTTACCTGATGGACAAGTAGTAGCAGTAAAGAGACTAATGAGGAATGAAAAAGAAGCTGGAGATAAGGCTGGTGATTTCTTATCAGAGCTTGGGATTATTGCTCACATTAACCATCCAAATGCAACAAGACTCATTGGTTTCGGAATCGATCGCGGACTCTACTTTGTTCTACAATTTGCTTCACATGGAAGCCTTTCTTCTATGCTCTTTG GTTCTGAATGTTTGGAATGGAAGAGAAGGTTCAAGGTAGCAGTTGGAGTAGCCAAAGGTTTGCAGTATCTGCATCAAGATTGTCCGAGGAGAATCATTCATAGAGACATCAAAGCCTCAAACATATTACTCAACCATAATGATGAAGCTGAG ATTTCAGATTTTGGATTGGCAAAATGGCTTCCAGATAAATGGGCACACCATGTTGTTTTTCCAATAGAAGGCACATTCGG GTATTTAGCTCCAGAGTATTTTATGCATGGACTTGTGGATGAAAAGACTGATGTTTTTGCATTTGGGGTATTGTTACTTGAACTCATGACGGGTCGTCGTGCGGTTGATTCCAATAGCAGGCAAAGTCTTGTAATCTGG GCTAAACCATTATTGGATGCAAAGCAAGTGCAAGAAATAGCAGATCCAAGATTAGAAGAGCAATATGATCCAATTGAAATGAAGATTGCCATGGCAACAGCTTCCATGTGTGTCCACCACATGTCCTCTAAAAGGCCATACATGAATCAG GTTGTGCTACTATTGAAGGGAGAAGAAGTGGCTATGGACCTTACTCAAAAATCAATAGCACCAAGGTCACTCTTGTTAGATGCATGTGATTTAGAAGACTATACTTGTTCAAATTATTTGAATGATCTAAATCGCCACAAGCAATTAATCATGgagtga
- the LOC131648641 gene encoding uncharacterized protein LOC131648641 codes for MASTEAIIQFGILTLTLSLLFLMNYLRNHKTQSKTRTRNKIRQPEPNRHLNQASRHLNRAGSTTNKTHHAKNALSEADQALAITPRDPSVHILRARALYLMNHGTSAIKSIDTALSLPAAKFLPPEQRADVLVFRAEMKLRLNRKRRVESAMEDVEEAIRVSGEEGDNSEALCLLGKCYEWKEMREEAKNVYRKVLEVEPDSVEARIGLKRLGP; via the coding sequence ATGGCTTCAACAGAGGCCATAATTCAATTCGGAATCTTAACCCTAACCCTATCATTACTCTTCCTCATGAATTATCTCCGCAACCACAAAACCCAATCCAAAACTCGAACCCGCAACAAAATCCGCCAACCCGAACCAAACCGCCACCTGAACCAAGCCTCCCGCCACCTGAACCGGGCCGGATCCACCACAAACAAAACCCACCACGCCAAAAACGCTCTCTCAGAAGCCGATCAAGCCCTCGCCATAACCCCAAGGGATCCCTCCGTCCACATTCTCCGCGCCAGAGCACTCTACCTCATGAACCACGGCACCTCCGCCATCAAGTCCATCGACACCGCTCTCTCTCTTCCGGCCGCGAAGTTTCTTCCCCCGGAACAGCGCGCCGATGTGCTGGTTTTTAGGGCGGAGATGAAACTTAGGTTGAATCGGAAGCGGCGAGTTGAATCGGCGATGGAGGATGTTGAAGAAGCGATTAGAGTGAGTGGTGAAGAAGGTGATAACTCGGAAGCGTTGTGTTTGTTGGGGAAATGTTACGAATGGAAAGAGATGAGAGAAGAAGCGAAGAATGTGTATCGGAAGGTTCTTGAGGTTGAACCGGATTCGGTTGAGGCTCGCATTGGGTTGAAACGGTTAGGCCcgtag